In one Mycobacteroides chelonae genomic region, the following are encoded:
- a CDS encoding phosphatase PAP2 family protein, giving the protein MSVGKLPSEKTVQWWPPLGVILMLILGFSVGKGSTPFDRWFFDATQVAFGVQPRWLLFFTDWVFLVPVLVVCIGFELYRRRWRVATVVLVCPFIANWTTQATKMLVGREKGGYLAYPSGHTTFVVAVTGMLVLVAGGALWAYIAAAIVSMLGLLGQVACGYHYFTDTIGAVLVTTAVVTLAFWAAGQSSSSAASTSSDKSTLV; this is encoded by the coding sequence GTGTCTGTCGGAAAACTGCCCAGCGAGAAAACGGTTCAGTGGTGGCCTCCCCTCGGCGTGATCTTGATGCTGATACTCGGGTTCTCCGTGGGGAAAGGCTCAACGCCGTTCGACAGGTGGTTTTTCGATGCGACCCAGGTCGCGTTCGGGGTGCAGCCACGCTGGCTGCTGTTCTTCACCGATTGGGTGTTCCTGGTTCCGGTGCTCGTGGTGTGCATCGGGTTCGAGCTGTATCGGCGGCGTTGGCGGGTCGCGACAGTTGTCCTCGTCTGCCCCTTCATCGCGAACTGGACCACCCAGGCCACCAAGATGCTCGTCGGGCGCGAGAAGGGCGGATACCTCGCGTATCCCAGCGGCCACACCACTTTCGTGGTGGCCGTGACGGGGATGCTGGTGCTGGTCGCCGGCGGAGCCCTCTGGGCATACATCGCGGCCGCGATTGTCAGCATGCTCGGACTACTCGGGCAGGTCGCCTGCGGGTATCACTACTTCACCGACACCATCGGTGCCGTCCTGGTCACCACCGCGGTCGTGACCCTGGCGTTCTGGGCTGCAGGTCAGTCTTCGTCGAGCGCGGCGAGCACCTCGTCGGACAAATCCACGTTGGTGTAG
- a CDS encoding YebC/PmpR family DNA-binding transcriptional regulator — protein MSGHSKWATTKHQKAVKDARRGKEFAKLIKNIEVAARTGGGDPAGNPTLYDAIQKAKKTSVPNDNIERARKRGAGEEAGGADWQTIMYEGYGPNGVAVLIECLSDNRNRAAGEVRVAMTRNGGSMADPGSVSYLFSRKGVVTLEKNGLSEDDVLTAVLEAGAEEVNDLGETFEVISEPTDLIAVRQSLQEAGIDYESAEASFQPSMSVPVDVDTARKVFKLVDALEDSDDVQNVYTNVDLSDEVLAALDED, from the coding sequence ATGAGCGGCCATTCCAAGTGGGCCACCACCAAGCATCAGAAGGCCGTCAAAGACGCGCGCCGTGGCAAAGAGTTCGCCAAGCTGATCAAGAACATCGAGGTCGCCGCGCGTACCGGTGGCGGAGACCCGGCTGGCAACCCGACGCTCTATGACGCCATCCAGAAGGCCAAGAAGACCTCGGTGCCCAACGACAACATCGAGCGGGCCCGCAAGCGCGGTGCCGGCGAGGAAGCCGGTGGCGCCGACTGGCAGACCATCATGTACGAGGGCTATGGCCCCAACGGCGTCGCGGTGCTTATCGAGTGCCTGAGTGACAACCGCAACCGCGCTGCCGGTGAGGTTCGGGTCGCGATGACCCGCAACGGTGGCAGCATGGCCGATCCGGGATCGGTGTCGTACCTGTTCTCTCGCAAGGGTGTTGTGACGCTGGAGAAGAACGGTCTGTCCGAGGACGACGTGCTCACGGCCGTACTGGAGGCGGGCGCCGAGGAGGTCAACGACCTGGGCGAGACCTTCGAAGTCATCTCCGAGCCCACCGACTTGATCGCGGTCCGTCAGTCACTGCAAGAGGCCGGGATCGACTACGAGTCGGCGGAGGCCAGCTTCCAGCCGTCGATGAGCGTGCCGGTCGATGTCGACACCGCCCGCAAGGTGTTCAAACTGGTCGACGCACTGGAAGACAGCGACGACGTGCAGAACGTCTACACCAACGTGGATTTGTCCGACGAGGTGCTCGCCGCGCTCGACGAAGACTGA
- the pdxT gene encoding pyridoxal 5'-phosphate synthase glutaminase subunit PdxT: MGVLALQGDVREHVAALEDSGADALGVRRPEELSKIDGLVIPGGESTTMSNLLRVFELLDPLTERLRGGLPVYGSCAGMILLASEILDTRPDAVALGAIDMTVRRNAFGRQVDSFEGDLDFVGLDGGLHAVFIRAPWVERVGTDVEVLATAQGHPVAVRQGSALATSFHPEVTGDRRVHQLFVDMVRGA, encoded by the coding sequence ATCGGCGTGCTGGCATTACAGGGTGATGTCAGGGAACATGTTGCTGCTCTGGAAGATTCGGGTGCGGACGCGCTTGGCGTGCGCCGTCCCGAGGAACTCTCCAAGATAGACGGGCTGGTCATTCCCGGCGGGGAGTCGACCACCATGAGCAACTTGCTGCGCGTGTTCGAACTGCTGGACCCGCTCACCGAGCGTCTGCGTGGTGGTCTGCCGGTTTACGGATCCTGCGCGGGCATGATTCTGCTGGCTAGCGAGATACTCGATACCCGCCCGGATGCGGTGGCGCTGGGCGCGATCGATATGACGGTGCGGCGCAATGCGTTCGGGCGCCAGGTGGACTCATTCGAGGGTGATCTGGATTTCGTGGGGCTCGATGGTGGGCTGCACGCGGTGTTCATCAGGGCGCCGTGGGTGGAGCGGGTCGGCACCGATGTCGAGGTGCTGGCCACCGCGCAAGGGCATCCGGTCGCGGTGCGGCAGGGCAGCGCGTTGGCGACGTCGTTTCACCCCGAGGTCACCGGAGACCGGCGAGTGCACCAGCTGTTCGTCGACATGGTGCGCGGGGCCTGA
- a CDS encoding acyl-CoA thioesterase, which yields MADIEEILTLEQLEKDIFRGNVTPSSLRRTFGGQVAGQSLVSAVRTVEPQYLVHSLHGYFLRPGNPNEPTVFLVDRVRDGRSFSTRRVTAIQDGQAIFSMSASFQTLDTGIEHQDLMPPVPAPEDLPDVQDAEGSFSHDLFRQFAEWDIRIVPDELMDRNPRLAAQQRVWFRCRKQLPDDPVLHICALAYMSDLTLLSSSKVPHRDAVLQTASLDHALWFLRPFRADEWLLYDETSPSAGYGRALTQGRIFDREGRMVAAVVQEGLTRYERNPDEASIAKGNMA from the coding sequence ATGGCCGATATCGAAGAGATCCTGACGCTCGAGCAGCTCGAAAAGGACATCTTCCGAGGAAACGTGACCCCGAGCAGCCTGCGCCGCACCTTCGGTGGCCAGGTTGCGGGGCAATCGTTGGTCTCGGCCGTCCGCACCGTCGAGCCTCAGTACCTGGTGCATTCCCTGCACGGATACTTCCTGCGGCCCGGAAATCCCAACGAGCCCACTGTGTTTCTCGTTGATCGGGTACGCGACGGCCGCTCGTTCAGCACCCGCCGGGTCACTGCGATCCAGGACGGGCAGGCGATCTTCAGCATGTCGGCCTCCTTCCAGACGCTGGACACCGGCATTGAGCATCAGGATCTGATGCCGCCCGTCCCGGCCCCCGAGGACCTGCCCGATGTGCAGGACGCGGAGGGGTCGTTCAGTCACGATCTCTTCCGGCAGTTCGCCGAATGGGACATCCGGATCGTCCCCGACGAGCTGATGGACCGGAACCCGCGGCTGGCCGCGCAGCAGCGGGTGTGGTTCCGCTGCCGCAAGCAGCTTCCCGATGATCCGGTGCTGCACATCTGCGCGCTGGCCTACATGAGCGATCTGACGCTGCTGAGCTCTTCCAAGGTGCCGCACCGCGACGCGGTACTGCAGACCGCGTCCCTGGATCACGCGCTGTGGTTCCTGCGTCCGTTCCGTGCCGATGAATGGCTGCTGTACGACGAGACGTCGCCGTCGGCCGGATACGGACGGGCGCTGACTCAGGGCCGGATTTTCGATCGCGAGGGCCGGATGGTCGCGGCGGTGGTACAGGAGGGGCTGACCCGGTACGAGCGCAACCCCGACGAGGCGTCGATCGCCAAGGGGAACATGGCGTGA
- the pdxS gene encoding pyridoxal 5'-phosphate synthase lyase subunit PdxS, which translates to MTSTTNGTSPETGTGTARVKRGMAEMLKGGVIMDVVTPEQAKIAEDAGAVAVMALERVPADIRAQGGVSRMSDPDMIDGIISTVSIPVMAKARIGHFVEAQILQSLGVDYIDESEVLTPADYTNHIDKWKFTVPFVCGATNLGEALRRITEGAAMIRSKGEAGTGDVSNATTHMRKIGGEIRRLTSLSEDELYVAAKELQAPYDLVVEVARAGKLPVTLFTAGGIATPADAAMMMQLGAEGVFVGSGIFKSGNPEQRAAAIVKATTFYDDPDVLAKVSRGLGEAMVGINVEDIAQPHRLAERGW; encoded by the coding sequence TTGACTAGCACGACCAACGGAACGTCCCCCGAGACCGGAACCGGCACTGCGCGCGTCAAGCGCGGCATGGCCGAGATGCTCAAGGGCGGCGTCATCATGGACGTCGTTACGCCGGAACAGGCGAAGATCGCCGAAGATGCCGGTGCTGTCGCTGTCATGGCGCTGGAGCGCGTACCCGCGGACATTCGCGCGCAGGGCGGCGTGTCCCGCATGAGCGACCCGGACATGATCGACGGCATCATCAGCACTGTCAGCATTCCCGTCATGGCCAAGGCTCGCATCGGGCACTTCGTCGAGGCGCAGATCCTGCAGAGCCTGGGCGTGGACTACATCGACGAGTCGGAGGTGCTGACCCCGGCCGACTACACCAACCATATCGACAAGTGGAAGTTCACCGTGCCGTTCGTGTGCGGTGCCACCAACCTGGGCGAGGCGCTGCGCCGCATCACCGAGGGTGCGGCCATGATCCGTTCCAAGGGTGAGGCCGGTACCGGCGACGTGTCCAACGCGACGACGCACATGCGCAAGATCGGTGGCGAGATCCGTCGGCTCACCTCGCTATCCGAGGACGAGTTGTACGTTGCCGCAAAGGAATTGCAAGCACCGTATGACCTTGTGGTCGAGGTCGCGCGCGCCGGCAAGCTGCCGGTCACGCTGTTCACCGCTGGCGGCATCGCCACCCCGGCCGATGCCGCGATGATGATGCAGCTGGGCGCCGAGGGTGTGTTCGTCGGATCCGGAATCTTCAAGTCCGGCAACCCCGAGCAGCGCGCCGCGGCGATCGTGAAGGCCACCACCTTCTACGACGACCCGGACGTGCTGGCCAAGGTGTCGCGCGGACTGGGTGAAGCGATGGTCGGCATCAATGTGGAGGACATCGCGCAGCCGCATCGGCTCGCCGAGCGCGGCTGGTAA
- a CDS encoding NUDIX hydrolase, whose protein sequence is MTFSALTVIVIALIGTLVALGLLWAYLVANRLDRLHVRSDLSWQALDAAMARRAVVARAVGDALKDDQLIKLAAKAERAERDRREYAENQLASALSTVDSERLRPALVAELADAETRVLIARRFHNDAVRDTLALRVRRPVRWLRLGGTAPMPTYFEIIDRQGAGTEDPALANFRTSARIILLDEDGRVLLLRGFDPAAPSPAVHWWFTVGGQTLPGEKLCDGAVRELVEETGLSVPSGRLVGPLWRRVAVFDFNGTTIRSEELFFVHRTKRFEPATDGRTNLEQRYITGHRWCDAEEIAALAASGEQVFPNQLGELLGEAATAADAVAAGGRRDPILIG, encoded by the coding sequence GTGACCTTCTCGGCGTTGACCGTCATCGTCATCGCCCTCATCGGCACGCTGGTCGCGCTGGGCCTGCTGTGGGCCTATCTGGTGGCCAACCGGCTGGACCGACTGCACGTGCGCAGCGACCTGTCCTGGCAGGCCCTCGATGCCGCGATGGCACGCCGCGCCGTCGTCGCACGGGCGGTAGGAGATGCGCTCAAGGACGACCAACTGATCAAACTCGCCGCGAAAGCCGAGCGGGCCGAACGTGACCGGCGCGAGTATGCGGAGAACCAGCTGGCCTCAGCGTTGTCCACCGTCGACTCCGAGCGGCTGCGCCCTGCGCTGGTGGCCGAGCTCGCCGACGCCGAGACGCGGGTGCTGATCGCGCGGCGCTTCCACAACGACGCGGTACGCGACACTCTGGCCCTGCGGGTGCGCCGACCGGTGCGCTGGTTGCGTCTGGGCGGAACCGCACCGATGCCAACGTATTTCGAGATCATTGACCGCCAGGGCGCGGGCACCGAAGACCCGGCCCTGGCCAACTTCCGCACCTCGGCGCGGATCATCCTGCTCGACGAGGATGGCCGGGTGCTGCTGCTGCGCGGCTTCGATCCCGCCGCCCCCAGCCCGGCGGTGCATTGGTGGTTCACCGTGGGCGGACAGACGTTGCCGGGGGAGAAGCTGTGCGACGGCGCGGTGCGCGAGCTGGTCGAGGAGACCGGCTTATCGGTTCCCTCCGGGCGCCTGGTGGGCCCGCTGTGGCGTCGGGTGGCTGTCTTCGACTTCAACGGAACCACCATCCGCTCCGAGGAATTGTTCTTCGTGCACCGGACCAAGAGGTTCGAACCGGCCACGGACGGCCGCACCAATTTGGAGCAGCGCTACATCACCGGGCACCGCTGGTGCGACGCCGAGGAGATCGCCGCACTCGCGGCCTCGGGGGAGCAGGTGTTCCCGAATCAGCTGGGAGAGCTGCTCGGAGAGGCCGCCACTGCCGCGGATGCGGTGGCCGCCGGTGGGCGCCGCGACCCGATCCTCATCGGGTGA
- a CDS encoding glycosyltransferase family 4 protein, translating to MRIGMVCPYSFDVPGGVQSHVVQLAEVMRDRGHHVSLLAPSSSDVELPEFVVSGGKAVPIPYNGSVARLRFGPATYAKTRRWLVDGDFDVLHLHEPNAPSLSMLALMVAEGPIVATFHTSTTKSLTLSVFQAVLRPWHEKIVGRIAVSELARRWQMEALGSDAVEIPNGVDVRSFSGAPMLEGYPRAGKTVLFLGRYDEPRKGMDVLMGALPKIAASFSDVEILIVGRGDEAELRTQAGPLAKHLRFLGQVDDATKASAMRSADVYCAPNIGGESFGIVLVEAMAAGTAVVASSLDAFRRVLLDGSAGRLTPTGDADALAAAIIDVLGDDEGRAKLVTAGTEAVQRYDWSVVAQQIMLVYETVTASGARVKVDSW from the coding sequence ATGCGCATCGGGATGGTCTGCCCGTACTCCTTTGATGTACCGGGTGGCGTCCAGTCCCATGTGGTGCAGCTGGCGGAGGTCATGAGGGACCGCGGACACCACGTCAGCCTGCTCGCACCGTCCTCGTCGGACGTTGAGCTGCCCGAGTTCGTGGTATCCGGCGGCAAGGCCGTCCCGATTCCGTACAACGGTTCGGTAGCGCGGCTGCGGTTCGGTCCGGCCACCTATGCCAAGACCCGGCGCTGGCTGGTCGACGGCGACTTCGATGTATTGCACCTGCATGAACCGAACGCGCCGAGTCTGTCCATGCTGGCGCTCATGGTGGCCGAGGGCCCGATCGTCGCCACCTTCCACACGTCTACCACGAAGTCGTTGACGCTGAGCGTCTTTCAGGCGGTGCTGCGCCCGTGGCACGAAAAGATCGTCGGTCGGATCGCGGTCTCGGAGTTGGCCCGGCGCTGGCAGATGGAAGCACTCGGATCTGACGCGGTCGAGATTCCCAACGGCGTCGATGTCCGGTCCTTTTCCGGCGCGCCGATGCTGGAGGGCTACCCGCGGGCAGGTAAGACGGTGCTTTTCCTGGGCCGCTATGACGAGCCACGCAAAGGTATGGACGTGTTGATGGGGGCGCTGCCGAAGATCGCGGCCAGTTTCTCCGATGTGGAGATCCTGATCGTCGGTCGAGGAGATGAGGCCGAACTGCGCACGCAGGCAGGGCCGTTGGCGAAACATCTGCGCTTCCTGGGGCAGGTGGACGATGCCACCAAGGCCTCGGCCATGCGCAGCGCCGACGTCTACTGCGCCCCCAACATCGGCGGCGAGAGCTTCGGCATCGTGTTGGTGGAGGCGATGGCGGCGGGTACCGCGGTGGTCGCCAGCTCGCTGGACGCCTTCCGCCGTGTGCTCCTGGACGGCTCGGCAGGCCGGTTGACACCCACCGGTGATGCGGATGCCTTGGCGGCGGCCATCATCGACGTGCTCGGCGACGACGAGGGGCGCGCGAAGCTGGTGACGGCAGGCACCGAGGCAGTGCAGCGGTACGACTGGTCGGTGGTCGCGCAGCAGATCATGCTCGTCTACGAGACCGTCACCGCGTCCGGTGCGCGTGTGAAGGTCGACAGTTGGTGA
- a CDS encoding phosphatidylinositol mannoside acyltransferase: MSVWGERAADWGYAAGWNLTQMTPDLLARAIFDVGAMVGARNGGPEQLRKNLARVLGVHPREVPDRLMIDSMRSYARYWREAFRLPSHNMERLAARLDSSLFGRRNLDESQAQGRGTIIALPHSGNWDMAGVWLAQTYGTFTTVAERLKPESLYRRFLDYRETLGFEVLASSGDSTGPYETLVTRLRENRVVCLMADRDLSRSGVPVDFFGAEARMPAGPARLAIDTGARLLPAHCWFEPHGQWGVRIQAPIDTSSGDVAVVIQALADEFAANIAERPADWHMLQPLWLDDLSEERRTRLRTSPVQPAPENHPAPAPESDTDGRAAPRETDPVGGQA; the protein is encoded by the coding sequence ATGAGTGTGTGGGGCGAACGTGCTGCTGACTGGGGGTATGCCGCCGGCTGGAATCTGACGCAGATGACGCCAGATCTGCTCGCCCGCGCCATATTCGATGTCGGTGCCATGGTGGGTGCCCGCAACGGTGGACCCGAACAGCTGCGTAAGAACTTGGCCCGCGTGCTTGGCGTGCATCCGCGCGAGGTGCCTGACCGGCTGATGATCGACTCGATGCGTTCCTACGCCCGGTACTGGCGTGAAGCATTCCGGCTGCCGTCGCACAACATGGAGCGCCTGGCCGCTCGCCTGGACAGTTCCCTGTTCGGTCGCCGGAATCTCGATGAGTCGCAGGCCCAGGGACGGGGCACGATCATCGCCCTGCCGCACAGCGGAAACTGGGACATGGCGGGGGTGTGGCTGGCCCAAACCTACGGGACCTTCACCACGGTGGCCGAGCGTCTCAAACCCGAGTCGCTGTACCGCCGCTTTCTGGACTACCGGGAAACCCTGGGCTTCGAGGTGCTCGCATCCAGCGGCGACTCCACCGGGCCGTACGAGACGCTGGTAACGCGGCTGCGGGAAAACCGCGTCGTCTGTCTCATGGCCGATCGCGATTTGAGCCGCAGTGGTGTCCCCGTCGACTTCTTCGGCGCAGAAGCTCGGATGCCCGCGGGCCCGGCCCGGTTGGCGATCGACACCGGAGCACGCTTGCTGCCGGCACACTGCTGGTTCGAGCCGCACGGTCAATGGGGCGTGCGGATCCAGGCGCCCATCGATACGTCATCGGGCGATGTCGCGGTCGTCATCCAGGCGCTCGCCGATGAGTTCGCCGCCAATATCGCCGAGCGCCCCGCGGACTGGCATATGTTGCAGCCGCTGTGGCTTGACGACCTGTCCGAAGAGCGTCGAACTAGGTTGCGGACCTCGCCGGTCCAACCGGCGCCGGAGAACCATCCCGCGCCCGCCCCGGAATCGGACACTGATGGTCGGGCAGCCCCCCGGGAGACTGATCCCGTTGGTGGGCAGGCGTAA
- the pgsA gene encoding phosphatidylinositol phosphate synthase, with amino-acid sequence MSGFLSRETFAKIINPLAGAVLRAGFTPDTVTIFGTAATVVAALTLFPTGHLFWGGMAVWLFTMFDMLDGAMARARGGGTRFGAVLDATCDRVADGAVFAGLLWWAAFGWGSTSLVVATLICMITSQVISYVKARAEASGLRADGGLIERPERLIIVLAGAIFSGGFGLPEPLHVAMWVLAIASLVTVAQRMHAVRTSPGALDLLPNSDAGQDTAETNQS; translated from the coding sequence ATGAGCGGCTTCTTGTCCCGGGAGACGTTCGCGAAGATCATCAACCCGCTTGCCGGCGCGGTGCTGCGCGCCGGATTCACCCCGGACACCGTCACCATCTTCGGGACCGCGGCGACGGTCGTCGCCGCGCTCACCCTGTTCCCGACGGGCCACCTGTTCTGGGGTGGCATGGCGGTCTGGCTGTTCACCATGTTCGACATGCTCGATGGAGCGATGGCGCGAGCCCGTGGTGGTGGCACCAGATTCGGCGCGGTGCTGGATGCCACATGTGATCGTGTGGCCGATGGCGCGGTGTTCGCCGGACTGCTGTGGTGGGCGGCATTCGGTTGGGGATCAACGTCTTTGGTCGTGGCCACGCTGATCTGCATGATCACCTCGCAGGTGATCTCGTACGTGAAGGCGCGGGCCGAGGCCTCCGGGCTGCGTGCCGACGGTGGGCTGATCGAGCGCCCGGAACGGCTCATCATCGTGCTTGCCGGAGCGATCTTCAGCGGCGGGTTCGGGTTACCGGAGCCGCTGCATGTAGCGATGTGGGTGCTCGCGATCGCGAGCCTGGTGACGGTGGCGCAGCGCATGCATGCGGTGCGCACATCTCCCGGCGCACTTGATCTGCTGCCCAATTCCGATGCCGGACAGGACACCGCGGAGACGAATCAGTCATGA
- a CDS encoding HIT family protein yields the protein MTDEDSTITDRGVGDPDHLQRLWTPHRMTYLVEAVKSSGAESAPFTDIPEMADEDGLVVARGEHVYAVLNLYPYNPGHLMVVPYRQVAELEDLTENESRELMAFTQKAIRVIKKVSRPHGFNVGLNLGTAAGGSLAEHLHQHVVPRWGGDANFITIIGDSKVLPQLLRDTRQLLASAWEQLP from the coding sequence GTGACTGACGAGGACTCGACCATCACCGACCGGGGAGTGGGCGACCCCGATCACCTGCAGCGGCTCTGGACCCCGCACCGGATGACCTATCTGGTGGAGGCGGTGAAGTCGAGTGGGGCGGAGTCCGCTCCGTTCACCGACATTCCCGAGATGGCCGACGAAGACGGTCTGGTGGTGGCGCGCGGGGAGCACGTGTACGCGGTGCTCAACCTGTACCCGTACAACCCGGGACATCTCATGGTGGTGCCGTATCGGCAGGTCGCCGAGCTCGAGGACCTCACCGAGAATGAGAGTCGCGAGCTGATGGCGTTCACCCAGAAGGCGATTCGGGTGATCAAAAAGGTGTCACGCCCGCACGGTTTCAACGTGGGACTCAACCTGGGCACGGCGGCAGGTGGATCGCTGGCCGAACATTTGCATCAGCACGTGGTGCCGCGCTGGGGCGGCGACGCCAACTTCATCACCATCATCGGCGACTCCAAGGTGCTGCCGCAGCTCCTGCGGGACACCCGCCAGCTACTCGCCAGCGCCTGGGAGCAGCTGCCATGA
- the thrS gene encoding threonine--tRNA ligase: protein MTAPNPSSPVPPIRVPAGTTAGTAVREAGLPGKGEDAIVVVRVDGGLKDLSWTPEVDTEVEPVAANTEDGRSVIRHSAAHVLAQAVQDLFPKAKLGIGPPITDGFYYDFGIDHAFTPEDLAALEKKMKQIIKEGQRFSRRVYGSVEEAQAELANEPFKLELVSDKSGADDPEVMEVGGDELSAYDNLNPRTGEREWFDLCRGPHIPTTKHIPAFRLTRSSAAYWRGNQANASMQRVYGTAWESQEALDKHLELLEEALRRDHRKLGVELDLFSFPDEIGSGLPVFHPKGGIIRKELEDYSRAKHTAAGYEFVNTPHITKENLYQTSGHLDWYSDGMFPPMHIDAELNDDGTVRKPGQNYYLKPMNCPMHHLIYRARGRSYRELPLRLFEFGSVYRYEKSGVVHGLTRVRGMTQDDAHIYTTREQMHEELTSLLRFVLDLLSDYGLDDFYLELSTKDETKFVGSDEDWEQATKTLEQVALDSGLQLVPDPGGAAFYGPKISVQAKDALGRSWQMSTIQLDFNMPERFELEYTAADGTRQRPVLIHRALFGSIERFFGVLTEHYAGAFPAWLSPVQVVGIPIADAHAPYLSDIVSQLKSQGIRAEIDVSDDRMNKKIVNHTNQRVPFLLLAGDRDVEAGAVSFRFRDRTQVNGVPRDEAVAAIIDWVNRHENVSPTAELMKLGTRD, encoded by the coding sequence ATGACTGCGCCCAACCCGTCTTCCCCTGTGCCCCCTATCCGGGTGCCGGCCGGGACGACGGCGGGGACTGCGGTGCGCGAGGCTGGTCTGCCGGGCAAGGGCGAGGACGCCATCGTCGTCGTCCGGGTGGACGGTGGGTTGAAGGATCTGTCGTGGACTCCTGAGGTCGACACCGAGGTAGAGCCGGTCGCGGCCAACACTGAGGACGGGCGCAGCGTCATCCGGCACTCGGCCGCCCACGTGCTGGCGCAGGCAGTGCAGGACCTCTTCCCGAAGGCCAAGCTTGGTATCGGTCCGCCGATCACCGATGGCTTCTACTACGACTTCGGGATCGATCACGCCTTCACACCTGAGGACCTGGCGGCCCTCGAAAAGAAGATGAAGCAGATCATCAAAGAGGGGCAACGCTTTTCACGCCGGGTGTACGGCTCGGTGGAAGAGGCGCAGGCGGAATTGGCCAACGAGCCGTTCAAGCTGGAGCTTGTCTCCGATAAGTCGGGCGCCGACGATCCCGAGGTGATGGAGGTCGGTGGCGACGAGCTGTCCGCCTACGACAACCTGAATCCTCGTACCGGGGAACGGGAATGGTTCGACCTGTGCCGTGGCCCGCACATTCCCACCACCAAACACATCCCGGCGTTCCGGCTCACTCGCAGCTCGGCCGCCTACTGGCGCGGCAATCAGGCCAACGCCAGCATGCAGCGCGTCTACGGCACCGCCTGGGAGTCGCAAGAGGCGCTCGACAAGCACCTCGAACTGCTGGAAGAGGCGCTGCGGCGCGACCACCGCAAGCTCGGTGTGGAGCTCGATCTGTTCAGCTTCCCCGACGAAATCGGTTCCGGTCTGCCGGTTTTCCACCCCAAGGGTGGCATCATCCGCAAGGAACTTGAGGACTACTCGCGCGCCAAGCACACCGCCGCCGGGTACGAATTCGTCAACACTCCGCACATCACCAAGGAAAACCTGTACCAGACCTCTGGGCACCTGGACTGGTACTCCGACGGCATGTTCCCTCCCATGCACATCGACGCCGAACTCAATGACGACGGCACCGTGCGCAAGCCGGGGCAGAACTACTACCTCAAGCCCATGAACTGCCCGATGCACCACCTGATCTACCGGGCGCGGGGCCGTTCATACCGTGAATTGCCGTTGCGGCTCTTCGAATTCGGATCGGTGTACCGATACGAGAAATCCGGTGTGGTGCACGGTCTGACCCGGGTGCGGGGCATGACGCAGGACGACGCGCACATCTACACCACCCGCGAGCAGATGCACGAAGAGCTGACGTCGCTGCTGCGGTTCGTGCTGGATCTTTTGTCCGATTACGGGCTCGACGACTTCTACCTGGAGCTGTCGACCAAGGATGAGACGAAATTCGTTGGATCCGATGAGGACTGGGAGCAAGCGACCAAGACCCTGGAACAGGTGGCGCTCGACTCCGGGCTGCAGCTGGTCCCGGATCCGGGTGGCGCGGCGTTCTACGGTCCTAAGATCTCGGTACAGGCCAAGGACGCGCTGGGCCGGTCTTGGCAGATGTCGACCATCCAGCTCGACTTCAACATGCCGGAGCGATTCGAACTGGAGTACACCGCTGCCGACGGAACCCGTCAGCGTCCGGTGCTCATCCACCGCGCACTGTTCGGGTCTATCGAGCGGTTCTTCGGTGTGCTCACCGAGCACTACGCGGGTGCCTTCCCGGCCTGGCTATCGCCGGTGCAGGTTGTTGGTATCCCGATTGCCGACGCCCACGCGCCGTACCTGAGCGACATTGTCTCGCAGCTCAAATCGCAGGGCATTCGGGCCGAGATCGATGTCAGCGATGACCGCATGAACAAGAAGATCGTCAACCACACCAACCAGCGTGTGCCGTTCCTGCTGCTGGCCGGCGATCGTGACGTGGAGGCGGGCGCGGTGAGCTTCCGCTTCCGCGACCGTACCCAGGTGAACGGAGTGCCCCGTGATGAGGCCGTGGCCGCCATCATCGATTGGGTGAACAGACACGAGAACGTTTCTCCGACCGCCGAACTGATGAAGCTGGGGACCCGTGACTGA